Proteins encoded in a region of the Amphiprion ocellaris isolate individual 3 ecotype Okinawa chromosome 21, ASM2253959v1, whole genome shotgun sequence genome:
- the rpl18a gene encoding 60S ribosomal protein L18a, producing the protein MNRAPLPSVRPLDYRKLRPPTSSFPASVSGVTMKASGTLREYKVIGRLLPSAKNPAPPLYRMRIFAPNHVVAKSRFWYFVSQLRKMKKASGETVYCGLVNEKTPLKVKNFGIWLRYDSRSGTHNMYREYRDLTTSGAVTQCYRDMGARHRARAHSIQIMKVQVIAANKCRRPAIKQFHDSKIKFPLPHRVLRRQHKPRFTTKRPNTFY; encoded by the exons ATGAATCGAGCGCCCCtcccgtccgtccgtccattaGACTACCGGAAGCTCCGCCCTCCCACTTCCTCTTTCCCTGCGTCAGTGAGCGGAGTCACCATGAAGGCGTCCGGCACA CTTCGGGAGTATAAAGTCATCGGCCGTCTGCTGCCCTCTGCTAAGAACCCGGCGCCTCCTCTGTACCGGATGAGGATCTTCGCCCCGAACCACGTCGTGGCCAAATCTCGTTTCTGGTACTTCGTCTCCCAgctgaggaagatgaagaaggcATCCGGAGAGACCGTCTACTGCGGCCTG gtcAACGAGAAAACTCCTCTGAAGGTGAAGAACTTCGGTATCTGGCTTCGCTACGATTCCCGCAGTGGAACCCACAACATGTACAGAGAGTACAGAGACCTGACCACCTCAGGGGCCGTCACACAGTGCT atcGGGATATGGGAGCTCGCCATCGTGCTCGGGCGCATTCCATCCAGATCATGAAGGTTCAGGTCATCGCTGCCAACAAGTGTCGCAGACCCGCCATCAAGCAGTTCCAC GACTCCAAGATCAAGTTCCCGCTGCCCCACCGGGTTCTGCGTCGCCAGCACAAACCTCGCTTCACCACCAAGAGACCAAATACGTTCTACTGA